One Coccinella septempunctata chromosome 1, icCocSept1.1, whole genome shotgun sequence DNA window includes the following coding sequences:
- the LOC123322562 gene encoding histone H2A, producing MSGRGKGGKVKGKAKSRSNRAGLQFPVGRIHRLLRKGNYAERVGAGAPVYLAAVMEYLAAEVLELAGNAARDNKKTRIIPRHLQLAIRNDEELNKLLSGVTIAQGGVLPNIQAVLLPKKTEKKS from the coding sequence ATGTCGGGTCGTGGTAAAGGTGGTAAAGTTAAGGGCAAGGCGAAGTCTCGTTCAAATAGAGCGGGATTGCAGTTTCCCGTTGGACGTATCCATCGTTTGTTGCGAAAGGGAAATTACGCCGAACGAGTAGGAGCGGGAGCACCCGTTTATCTGGCAGCCGTGATGGAATATCTCGCTGCTGAAGTATTGGAATTGGCCGGTAACGCCGCTAGAGACAACAAGAAGACTAGGATCATTCCACGCCATCTTCAGTTGGCCATTAGAAACGACGAAGAATTGAACAAGTTACTCTCTGGAGTAACTATCGCCCAGGGTGGAGTTTTACCAAATATCCAAGCGGTACTTTTGCCGAAAAAAACCGAAAAGAAATCGTAA
- the LOC123322563 gene encoding histone H2B, with amino-acid sequence MPPKTSGKAAKKAGKAQKNISKTDKKKKRKRKESYAIYIYKVLKQVHPDTGISSKAMSIMNSFVNDIFERIAAEASRLAHYNKRSTITSREIQTAVRLLLPGELAKHAVSEGTKAVTKYTSSK; translated from the coding sequence ATGCCTCCGAAAACTAGCGGAAAAGCGGCTAAAAAGGCGGGCAAGGcccagaaaaatatttccaagacTGATAAGAAGAAGAAACGGAAGAGGAAGGAAAGTTACGCCATCTACATTTACAAGGTATTGAAACAAGTGCATCCCGATACCGGTATTTCTAGCAAAGCTATGAGTATCATGAACAGTTTTGTGAATGATATCTTCGAACGTATCGCTGCTGAAGCGAGCAGACTGGCTCACTACAATAAACGTTCTACGATTACCAGCAGGGAAATTCAGACTGCGGTACGGCTTCTATTACCTGGCGAGCTGGCTAAGCACGCAGTCAGCGAAGGTACCAAAGCAGTCACCAAGTACACTAGTTCAAAATGA
- the LOC123322560 gene encoding histone H1B-like: protein MSLSTSESEVRQATTPASAVGKTLKKAEKKTSAKSKHVKPSHPPTSDMVNSAIKGLKERSGSSLQAIKKYIGSNYKVDSEKLAPFIRKYLKSAVQSGSLIQTKGKGASGSFKLAAGGSTTNASKKVTKKLVKSADGANKNASSTTAAEKKNKSPARSTTTVSKSKKRAAIATEKKKPKLTKSPSKAKKAIKSPTKKPKAPKPKTVKSVTAPKKVTSPKKKK, encoded by the coding sequence ATGTCATTATCAACCTCCGAGTCtgaagtgcgacaggcaactacGCCTGCTAGTGCTGTTGGTAAGACGCTTAAAAAAGCCGAGAAAAAAACCTCAGCAAAGTCTAAACATGTCAAACCCAGCCATCCTCCAACTTCCGATATGGTTaacagtgccatcaaaggattgAAAGAAAGGAGCGGGTCCTCGTTGCAAGCTATCAAGAAATACATCGGTTCGAATTACAAGGTCGATTCTGAAAAACTTGCACCGTTCATAAGAAAATATCTGAAGTCCGCTGTACAGTCCGGTTCCCTGATTCAGACCAAAGGAAAAGGAGCGTCTGGTTCTTTCAAATTGGCCGCTGGCGGATCTACAACAAACGCGTCGAAGAAGGttacgaaaaaattggtcaagtcgGCCGATGGAGCAAATAAGAATGCGTCATCTACAACGGCAGCCGAGAAGAAGAACAAATCCCCTGCCAGGTCTACAACTACAGTGAGTAAGTCGAAAAAGAGAGCGGCAATTGCTACAGAAAAAAAGAAGCCAAAATTAACGAAATCTCCCTCGAAAGCTAAGAAGGCAATCAAATCGCCGACGAAGAAGCCCAAAGCACCGAAACCAAAAACGGTCAAATCAGTAACGGCTCCGAAGAAAGTAACGTCTCCcaaaaagaaaaagtaa